One genomic segment of Naumovozyma castellii chromosome 7, complete genome includes these proteins:
- the NCAS0G02170 gene encoding uncharacterized protein (ancestral locus Anc_2.113), whose translation MYSMFSSFNIGSSTTRLSHKGGRTKSKSITSSDASSSIFDNSGISRISSRSSLSLHEHLSSSPPQFKIIHEHKEFQPPKIPEFDDAENEFLIHIDPYPVEPPRYDTMNPSRKISFPIYETYHDTIQQPAPPSYSPAVDEITLVSMKLEWESPMAPIRYAAQRWKIVLMEVNSTQLNFYDVDALLQSQLKKTIGPRKNSTLFGMNNNRNEDITFQSYTKSDNEKICQLIRRNKSKYLHDANLVKSYSLQFGRVGFPTDLSSKNKGKRTSDPIALRLRCEAQQFLLQFTDMDSLIMSAVHIDMGISVSLDLQIRELPTYRIVPRRRRRRRRSSSRKNKGRKRTGTAASDQIRKIFTLPSDSNAKTDTGGNGFFKSKLQKFFSGNNAATLTKDISKTAQTTDLARDQEQPIRRESVISIGFSDEGEELIDTNEDEEDLPTTNDSAQSVYQEEGIYPDDDDEEEEDEDDGDEDEYYASDIDSDDDYKWSPTSKQTSRRRYVRDSLRCIKSMTENHKWVGKVVFCPTKAPSFETNNLPLFIGKGPHASTVYDTTKNHYLKAHVVGAWRLIKAGSKIYDAWNELYE comes from the coding sequence AACCACAAGACTCTCTCACAAGGGAGGTAGAACAAAATCAAAGTCCATAACGTCCTCAGATGCTTCCAGCTCCATATTCGATAACAGTGGAATCTCAAGAATATCTAGTAGATCTTCTCTTTCCCTACATGAACATCTCTCTTCTTCACCTCCacaattcaaaataattcacGAACATAAAGAATTTCAACCTCCAAAGATTCCTGAATTCGATGATGCAGAGAATGAATTTCTAATACATATAGACCCATATCCAGTGGAACCTCCAAGATATGATACCATGAACCCAAGTaggaaaatttcattcccCATATACGAAACTTATCACGATACCATTCAACAGCCCGCACCACCAAGCTATTCTCCAGCAGTGGACGAAATTACTTTAGTCTCTATGAAATTAGAATGGGAATCTCCAATGGCACCCATCAGATATGCTGCTCAAAGATGGAAGATTGTACTCATGGAAGTTAATTCCAcacaattaaatttttacGATGTGGATGCACTTTTACAATCTCAACTAAAGAAAACAATTGGCCCAAGGAAGAACTCAACCTTATTTGGAATGAACAATAATAGAAATGAAGATATTACTTTCCAATCTTACACAAAGTCGGACAATGAGAAAATTTGCCAATTGATAAGGCGGAACAAATCTAAATATTTGCATGATGCCAATCTCGTGAAGAGTTACTCTTTACAATTTGGAAGAGTTGGTTTCCCCACTGATCTATCGTCAAAGAACAAGGGGAAAAGAACCTCTGATCCTATTGCGTTAAGGTTACGTTGTGAAGCTCAACAATTCCTTTTACAATTTACAGACATGgattctttaataatgtcTGCCGTGCATATAGATATGGGTATTTCGGTTTCTCTTGATTTACAAATAAGAGAACTTCCGACATATAGAATCGTCCCACGTaggagaaggagaagaagaagaagcagtAGTAGAAAGAATAAGGGAAGAAAGAGGACTGGTACAGCAGCAAGTGATcaaataaggaaaatattcaCGCTACCGTCCGATTCCAACGCAAAAACCGACACGGGAGGGAATGGATTTTTTAAATCTAAATTGcaaaaattcttttctGGTAATAACGCTGCAACATTAACAAAGGATATTAGCAAGACTGCACAAACAACAGATTTGGCTCGTGACCAGGAGCAGCCAATAAGACGTGAAAGCGTCATTTCAATTGGATTTTCCgatgaaggtgaagaaCTTATAGATacaaatgaagatgaggaagacCTACCTACAACTAATGATTCTGCCCAATCCGTATATCAAGAGGAAGGAATATATCCggatgatgacgatgaggaagaagaagatgaagatgatggTGACGAGGATGAATATTATGCTTCCGATATTGatagtgatgatgattaCAAATGGTCTCCAACTTCGAAACAAACGTCGAGACGGAGATATGTTAGAGACTCTTTACGTTGCATTAAATCAATGACAGAAAATCATAAATGGGTTGGTAAAGTTGTTTTCTGCCCGACAAAGGCTCCTTCTTTTGAGACAAATAATTTACCTTTATTTATTGGGAAGGGACCACACGCTTCCACCGTTTATGATACTACAAAAAATCACTATTTGAAAGCTCATGTTGTAGGTGCCTGGAGACTAATCAAAGCAGGTAGCAAAATATATGATGCTTGGAATGAACTTTAcgaatga
- the NCAS0G02180 gene encoding mating pheromone a (ancestral locus Anc_2.114) has protein sequence MQPTTQATHKDNSAEKQDNYIVKGLFWDPACVIA, from the coding sequence atgCAACCAACTACTCAAGCTACTCACAAGGACAATTCTGCTGAAAAGCAAGATAACTACATTGTTAAGGGTTTATTCTGGGATCCAGCCTGTGTTATTGCTTAA
- the NCAS0G02190 gene encoding uncharacterized protein (ancestral locus Anc_2.115) — protein sequence MTAERKPDHVSNINVKKIIKLTLIFILIASFIRTSQPTLELSIKKLRGLLIRGQEETVATSGTTSTDELPPIFDRTLMDFDDFNTPSKGRLFSFIFLCLLLVIPFFI from the coding sequence ATGACAGCAGAACGAAAGCCTGACCATGTGAGCAATATTAATGTAAAGAAGATAATTAAGTTGACTTTGATCTTTATCTTAATAGCTTCCTTCATACGGACTAGTCAACCCACTCTAGAACTCTCTATTAAGAAACTAAGGGGACTACTCATCAGAGGACAAGAAGAGACGGTTGCAACTTCTGGAACAACGTCCACAGATGAATTGCCACCGATATTTGATAGAACCTTAATGGACTTTGATGACTTTAACACACCTAGTAAGGGAAGATTAtttagttttatttttctttgtctCCTCCTTGTGATTCCATTTTTTATCTAA
- the NCAS0G02200 gene encoding uncharacterized protein (ancestral locus Anc_2.118) translates to MDSPDKERRTLDKMSTSKRSLKEILDSEYVDNSDEESEALNVDDGTIDNASDDDSEDVDPSLCVECKDMKAEIICNDCEERFCVICFEMIHRGGKRRKHEYVKIQEEPHTNENTLTENLPQTEEEQKKMQDSINEKEEQEGKEDSRNVEKIETNNDTSIDDKLLKHIEESANFIPMRLTYDERHLLRLLEAALQVSEYTDRVDILSYTSKSKRIVAQLKEMCSVLSGLVIASNLKIGQKLLEMRNFSDNAKWFQDIFEIGRRYKIMNPERMRDTYGKLCYMVMDSRLPQIEEHMEFHLFKPINTVKSFLTSKGRDNEKVLRLFKDKLLLYATAHISPVGRSRTQIQKLIKQKETAIETLASKYSDKHYTKEDIRQVLYSIGDHTAYVNMNRRPIMRMLERLEVFRQPDIAAMYSIGIQYGRGGARLTHDHERQWNYVQQSLTLWSIIQREMVHLWYLADTDLFDGSQYKLASTGHGLNRIKSCPTIYKEMYRIISECRSKTDTWVGSSVVHLGDDAVPNALFFLDKYTQVPSILIPFDQTLLKINELVVKDEYLLEYINKEYGSVDDLKLTILQDAFAHMFDGSGADNFYMSGSCIDGRLTSAWNHCNEISKKKYYNIFLLTSFNGFNGSEGF, encoded by the coding sequence ATGGACTCTCCAGACAAAGAACGACGTACGTTGGATAAAATGTCTACCTCTAAAAGatcattgaaagaaattCTAGACTCGGAATACGTGGATAATAGCGATGAAGAATCTGAAGCTTTGAACGTGGATGACGGAACCATTGACAATGCATCTGACGACGACTCTGAAGATGTGGATCCATCATTATGTGTCGAATGTAAGGATATGAAGGCTGAAATTATTTGCAATGATTGTGAGGAAAGGTTTTGTGTTATTTGTTTTGAGATGATTCACAGGGGTGGGAAGAGACGTAAACATGAATATGTTAAGATTCAAGAAGAGCCACATACTAATGAGAATACTCTGACTGAAAATTTACCACAAAccgaagaagaacaaaaaaaaatgcaaGACTCTATCAATGAAAAGGAGGAACAGGAAGGAAAAGAGGATTCACGTaatgttgaaaaaataGAAACTAATAATGACACTTCCATTGATGATAAGTTATTGAAACATATCGAAGAGAGTGCTAATTTTATCCCAATGAGATTGACCTATGATGAAAGACATCTCTTGAGACTATTGGAGGCAGCTCTTCAAGTATCTGAATATACTGATCGTGTAGACATATTATCGTACACTTCTAAATCCAAAAGAATTGTTGCTCAATTGAAGGAGATGTGTTCTGTATTATCAGGTTTGGTAATTGCTTcgaatttgaagattggTCAGAAATTGTTAGAAATGAGGAACTTTAGTGACAATGCTAAATGGTTTCAggatatttttgaaattggtagACGTTATAAGATTATGAATCCTGAAAGAATGAGAGATACCTATGGTAAATTATGTTATATGGTTATGGATTCTCGTTTACCTCAAATTGAAGAGCACATGGAATTCCATTTATTCAAACCGATTAATACAGTTAAATCATTTCTAACATCAAAAGGGAGAGACAATGAAAAAGTATTGCGTTTATTCAAGGATAAATTACTTCTTTATGCTACTGCTCATATTTCACCAGTTGGAAGGTCAAGAAcacaaattcaaaaattaattaaacaAAAGGAAACTGCCATTGAAACTTTAGCCTCTAAATACAGTGACAAACATTACACCAAGGAGGACATTCGTCAAGTGTTGTACTCCATCGGTGATCATACTGCGTATGTTAATATGAACAGAAGACCTATTATGAGAATGCTCGAAAGATTAGAAGTATTCCGTCAACCAGATATTGCCGCTATGTATTCTATTGGGATCCAATATGGTAGAGGTGGAGCCAGGTTAACTCATGATCATGAGAGACAATGGAATTATGTTCAACAATCTCTAACATTGTGGTCcattattcaaagagaGATGGTTCATCTATGGTATCTTGCTGATACCGATTTATTTGATGGTTCTCAATATAAATTAGCTTCAACAGGTCACGGATTGAACCGTATTAAATCATGCCCTACCATTTACAAAGAGATGTATAGAATCATTTCTGAATGTCGTAGCAAGACAGATACATGGGTTGGATCTTCGGTAGTCCATTTAGGTGATGACGCTGTCCCCAATGcgttattttttttggatAAGTATACTCAAGTACCCAGCATTTTAATACCATTTGATCAAACTTTATTGAAGATTAACGAATTAGTAGTTAAGgatgaatatttgttaGAATATATCAATAAGGAATATGGATCAGTAGATGATTTGAAGTTGACCATCTTACAGGATGCGTTCGCTCATATGTTTGATGGTTCTGGTGCAGACAATTTCTACATGAGCGGATCCTGTATTGATGGACGTTTAACCTCAGCATGGAATCATTGTAATGAGATTTCGAAAAAGAAGTACTATAATATCTTCCTACTGACTTCATTTAATGGGTTTAATGGCTCAGAAGGGTTTTAA
- the PGA2 gene encoding Pga2p (ancestral locus Anc_2.121), with product MASAMDKVGNVLLKTFEDFDIYKGIRLVIIVGGYLLVRNYVAREMAKKQLERQVRDDERMLSDNKKKNLVDDPETEKMAQSTQFGWGNKTRKRVKKQQEMLQKAIEQIKKEKKFAGEDSDEDIADLLED from the coding sequence ATGGCATCGGCAATGGATAAGGTTGGGAATGTTTTGCTTAAAACCTTTGAAGACTTTGATATTTACAAGGGGATCAGATTGGTCATTATTGTCGGTGGATATCTTCTTGTGAGAAATTATGTTGCCAGGGAAATGGCCAAAAAACAATTAGAGAGACAGGTGCGTGACGATGAACGTATGCTAAGTgacaacaagaagaagaatctgGTGGATGATCCAGAGACAGAGAAAATGGCTCAAAGTACCCAGTTCGGTTGGGGGAACAAGACTAGAAAGAGAGTCAAGAAGCAACAGGAGATGTTACAGAAGGCCATTGAGCAAAtaaagaaggagaagaagttTGCTGGCGAAGACAGTGATGAGGATATTGCTGACTTGTTAGAGGACTGA
- the RPC31 gene encoding DNA-directed RNA polymerase III subunit C31 (ancestral locus Anc_2.122), with protein MSRFGGRGGAAGGNSYMKTLPFGLGYGDVGVNHITEFPSIQLPVNNPITPLERARAVTYIKFVQTMKDSPFYTGSMPLPDDLKEDEVDDGDYDEKKHSKRKNRIFKEEVTEDGLNDGIQRYSDKYLKKRKITTSIDDHPYHLEIFPKELYSVMGINKKKLLTISKFSNKDDIFTGSIQDEKAGLSMLEKLKELAEDVDEDDENSEKKTTTVAATDENIDDEFDDEDEDDDYNAEKYFDDGDDDEYGDQDDYGDEPAF; from the coding sequence ATGAGTCGTTTTGGAGGTCGTGGTGGTGCCGCAGGAGGCAATAGTTACATGAAGACATTGCCCTTCGGTCTAGGTTATGGTGACGTTGGTGTCAATCATATTACTGAGTTCCCCAGTATTCAATTACCAGTGAACAACCCTATTACTCCCTTGGAAAGAGCTCGTGCAGTTACATACATTAAATTTGTTCAGACCATGAAGGATAGCCCGTTTTATACTGGATCGATGCCCTTGCCTGATGATCTAAAGGAAGATGAGGTTGACGATGGTGATTATGACGAGAAGAAACATTCTAAGAGAAAGAATAGGATTTTCAAAGAGGAAGTGACTGAAGATGGGTTGAATGATGGTATCCAAAGGTATTCagataaatatttaaagaagagaaagattACCACTTCCATTGATGATCATCCTTACCATTTAGAGATATTTCCTAAGGAATTGTATTCAGTTATGGGTATtaacaagaagaaactatTAACAATTTCCAAGTTTAGTAATAAAGACGATATATTTACTGGTAGTATTCAAGACGAAAAAGCTGGATTATCGATGCTGGAGAAACTGAAAGAGTTGGCTGAAGACGTtgatgaagacgatgaaAATTCAGAGAAGAAGACTACAACCGTTGCAGCTACAGACGAGAATATTGATGAcgaatttgatgatgaagacgaagatGACGATTATAATGCAGAAAAATATTTCGACGATGgggatgatgatgaatatggTGACCAAGATGATTATGGAGATGAACCAGCATTTTAA
- the INN1 gene encoding Inn1p (ancestral locus Anc_2.124), whose protein sequence is MEMSEEVWSGSQGTLCVYVSKAKDLPNLIKLDKQNVMLRLRIAHMTRESDTLFRAGQNPVFNYLEKFDVTPDVKPIMNVEVYCDRKKKAPLPIGKCEIDLLNGIRADPKEGYCTWYELKRDRDEFAGMIFIELTFTPKLNQSYRERTDSGFERLDASIASRPIPPLPNEIPDLPPSPYQHSVNGSGGYMHASEMRQVTPSVRNSYNGEPLNELDYTPSRTLNGAANFTSSVDTNETTFSQATSDTVVTAESDTKFHFANLRKLKEKINIFKNPSNSVANESKESPVDIEALQKAIGVASLSEDDDSEDGRVHYNETTRSSSKVSSDVCTRASSRRDSNMSIQPPLPPLPEGNFQSGSRSPTSRRTSIPRMGVHNYSPTRLQSNSTSLSPQLPMLPTSPYSRRNSASPTRRRIPPNM, encoded by the coding sequence ATGGAGATGAGTGAGGAAGTCTGGTCAGGAAGTCAAGGTACCCTCTGCGTGTACGTAAGTAAGGCGAAAGATTTGCCTAATTTGATTAAATTGGATAAACAAAATGTAATGTTACGATTAAGGATTGCACATATGACTAGAGAGAGTGACACCTTGTTCAGAGCAGGACAGAACCCTGTTTTTAATTATCTCGAGAAGTTTGATGTAACACCTGATGTTAAGCCGATAATGAATGTTGAGGTTTATTGTGATaggaagaagaaagcaCCGTTACCCATTGGGAAATGTGAAATTGATTTACTGAATGGTATAAGAGCTGATCCAAAGGAGGGGTATTGTACCTGGTATGAATTAAAAAGGGACAGGGACGAATTTGCAGGTATGATATTTATCGAATTGACATTCACCCCTAAACTGAATCAAAGCTACAGAGAGAGAACAGATAGTGGATTTGAGCGATTGGATGCCTCCATTGCAAGTAGACCCATACCACCCTTACCTAATGAAATTCCAGATCTACCACCAAGTCCTTATCAGCATTCAGTGAATGGTAGTGGCGGTTATATGCATGCATCTGAGATGCGACAAGTTACACCTTCAGTAAGAAATAGTTATAATGGGGAACcattaaatgaattagaCTATACCCCATCGAGAACTTTAAACGGTGCTGCAAATTTTACCTCTTCAGTCGATACGAATGAAACTACTTTCTCGCAGGCAACCAGTGATACCGTAGTCACCGCTGAATCAGATACCAAATTCCATTTTGCAAATTTAAGAAAGctgaaagagaagattaatatctttaagAATCCCAGTAATTCTGTCGCCAATGAATCTAAAGAATCGCCAGTTGATATTGAAGCGTTACAGAAGGCAATTGGAGTAGCTTCGCTCAGTGAGGATGACGATAGTGAGGATGGACGAGTCCATTACAATGAAACTACGCGATCATCATCTAAGGTATCTTCCGATGTATGCACGAGGGCGTCCAGTCGTAGAGACAGTAATATGAGTATACAACCGCCTTTGCCACCCTTACCAGAAGGAAATTTCCAAAGTGGATCCAGATCACCAACATCGCGGAGAACTTCAATACCTAGAATGGGTGTCCATAATTACAGCCCGACAAGATTACAGTCAAATTCCACATCATTATCTCCCCAACTTCCCATGTTGCCGACTTCACCATATTCCAGACGAAATTCTGCATCGCCAACAAGGAGGAGAATACCTCCGAATATGTAA